In a single window of the Allobranchiibius huperziae genome:
- a CDS encoding D-ribose ABC transporter substrate-binding protein, with protein sequence MSQKKIGVLATGAIVALTIAGCGSSSSAAKSSGKGSASSTSSGSSSSATGSTKKGGLISIIVNDPSNPFWLTEGNVAKAEAVKLGYTANVSASKGDLNTESNLVDTAIANKSRALILDPANATGSVGNVKKAEAAGIPVFLVNAEIDTPGVAKAQLISNNAQGAALGAQQWVKDVGQKGNYVELYGLPTDNNAAIRSDGYAAVLGQYPGLKKVAQQTANWIRTQGHDKMQSMLQAHPNIIGVISGNDEMALGAIAALKEAGKLNSIKVGGFDGSPDAVAAIKSGELQYTVLQPVATFAQKAVEEADEYLKTGKTGSAVEKQSFNCILITKANVSKMTGPFTYTP encoded by the coding sequence ATGTCCCAGAAGAAGATCGGGGTTCTTGCGACCGGAGCGATCGTCGCTTTGACGATCGCAGGTTGCGGCTCCAGCAGTTCTGCCGCCAAGTCGAGCGGCAAGGGGTCAGCAAGTTCGACCTCTTCGGGGTCCTCGTCGTCGGCGACGGGTTCGACCAAGAAGGGCGGCCTGATATCCATCATCGTGAACGACCCGTCGAACCCGTTCTGGCTGACTGAGGGGAACGTGGCGAAAGCTGAGGCCGTCAAGCTCGGCTACACCGCGAACGTGTCGGCGTCGAAGGGGGACCTGAACACCGAGAGCAATCTGGTCGACACGGCGATCGCCAACAAGTCCAGGGCCCTGATCCTCGATCCGGCGAACGCGACCGGTTCGGTCGGCAATGTCAAGAAGGCCGAGGCGGCAGGGATCCCGGTCTTCCTGGTGAACGCCGAGATCGACACGCCCGGCGTTGCCAAGGCGCAGTTGATCTCCAACAACGCCCAGGGTGCGGCGCTCGGCGCACAACAATGGGTGAAGGACGTGGGGCAGAAGGGCAACTACGTCGAGTTGTACGGTCTGCCCACCGACAACAACGCGGCTATCCGGTCCGACGGGTACGCGGCTGTGCTCGGTCAGTACCCGGGGCTCAAGAAGGTGGCCCAGCAGACGGCGAACTGGATCCGCACCCAGGGTCACGACAAGATGCAATCGATGCTGCAGGCGCACCCGAACATCATCGGTGTCATCTCTGGTAACGATGAGATGGCCCTCGGCGCGATCGCGGCGCTCAAGGAAGCAGGCAAGCTCAACTCCATCAAGGTAGGTGGATTCGACGGTTCACCCGATGCCGTCGCTGCGATCAAGAGCGGGGAATTGCAGTACACCGTCCTGCAGCCGGTGGCGACCTTCGCTCAGAAGGCTGTCGAAGAAGCGGACGAATACCTGAAGACCGGCAAAACCGGTTCCGCCGTCGAGAAGCAGTCGTTCAACTGCATTCTGATCACGAAGGCGAATGTCAGCAAGATGACCGGGCCATTCACTTATACCCCGTGA
- a CDS encoding DeoR/GlpR family DNA-binding transcription regulator — protein MSTEPVAADSRQSRQMARQRAITEAVMAQGAVRIEELAERFDISVMTVHRDLDELESRGILRKSRGVATATATSLVESSDIYRTGREKREKEAIAIAAMDFVEPGQAILLDDSTTVAHMAPHLQSKSPLTVITNVLTLINELRGARGITLLSLGGEYYNWCSAFMGRMTTQAISNLRADTFLMSTAAITDDIVFHQALETVDIKRAMFDSASRRILLVDHTKFEKRALHALAPLSAFDTVIVDAGTPDQHVTRMRDQGIHVVVAPMRGVAGVPRGRSARGEFEH, from the coding sequence ATGTCCACCGAACCCGTCGCCGCCGACAGCCGTCAAAGCCGGCAGATGGCGCGCCAGCGGGCGATCACCGAAGCGGTGATGGCGCAGGGCGCGGTGCGGATCGAAGAGCTCGCGGAGCGCTTCGACATCAGCGTGATGACCGTGCACCGGGATCTGGACGAGTTGGAGAGCCGCGGCATCCTGCGCAAGAGCCGCGGGGTCGCGACCGCCACCGCGACGTCGTTGGTGGAGTCCAGCGACATCTACCGCACGGGCCGTGAGAAACGGGAGAAGGAAGCGATCGCCATCGCGGCGATGGACTTCGTCGAACCGGGGCAGGCGATCCTGCTGGACGACTCGACCACGGTGGCGCACATGGCTCCGCACCTGCAGAGCAAGAGCCCGCTGACCGTCATCACCAACGTGCTCACACTGATCAACGAGCTGCGCGGTGCGCGGGGGATCACCCTGCTGTCACTGGGCGGTGAGTACTACAACTGGTGCAGTGCGTTCATGGGCCGGATGACGACCCAGGCCATCTCCAACCTGCGCGCCGACACGTTCCTGATGTCGACCGCGGCGATCACCGACGACATCGTCTTCCACCAGGCGCTGGAGACCGTCGACATCAAGCGGGCGATGTTCGACTCGGCCAGCAGGCGCATCCTGCTGGTGGATCACACCAAGTTCGAGAAGCGGGCGCTGCACGCGCTCGCGCCCCTGTCGGCGTTCGACACGGTGATCGTCGACGCCGGCACGCCCGACCAGCACGTCACGAGGATGCGCGACCAGGGGATCCACGTGGTGGTGGCGCCGATGCGCGGAGTCGCCGGGGTGCCGCGCGGTCGTTCGGCACGTGGCGAATTCGAGCACTGA
- a CDS encoding ribose-5-phosphate isomerase, translating to MSPKLRIVVGSDDAGFQYKEALKADFEASSDVASVQDVGVDAESHTPYPTVAIAAAELIRTGQADRALLVCGTGLGVAISANKVPGVRAVTAHDSLSVERSVLSNNAQVLTFGQRVVGLELARRLAREWLTYEFDEASSSAEKVAVLDRYESSTAHPEERA from the coding sequence ATGAGTCCCAAGCTGCGGATCGTCGTCGGCTCCGACGACGCGGGGTTCCAGTACAAGGAGGCCCTCAAGGCCGACTTCGAGGCCAGCTCGGATGTGGCGTCGGTGCAGGACGTGGGCGTCGACGCCGAGAGCCACACGCCGTACCCGACCGTCGCGATCGCCGCTGCGGAGCTGATCCGCACGGGGCAGGCCGACCGCGCTCTGCTGGTCTGCGGCACTGGCCTCGGGGTGGCGATCTCGGCCAACAAGGTGCCCGGCGTCCGCGCCGTCACCGCCCACGACAGCCTGTCCGTCGAGCGCTCCGTGCTCAGCAACAACGCCCAGGTGCTGACCTTCGGCCAGCGGGTCGTCGGTCTGGAGCTGGCGCGGCGGCTGGCGCGCGAGTGGTTGACCTACGAGTTCGACGAGGCCTCGTCCTCGGCCGAGAAGGTCGCCGTGCTCGACCGCTACGAGAGCAGCACCGCTCACCCCGAGGAACGGGCATGA
- a CDS encoding triose-phosphate isomerase, whose translation MSGAARPPLIGVSLKMYFGPARAVEWAQDVVRLAAEHDSTSSGTVDLFVLPSMAVVPAVLDIATGTRVQVGAQDLFWEDRGAFTGGISGADLRDIGCTLVEVGHVERRRFFGEDDATIARKFAAAVRNRLTPVLCLGEREPGATDDAVADCIRQLSNALADLPDDARADVVLAYEPEWAIGRAEPADAQHIGEVTRALREYVRGHPVVAGSRVIYGGSAAPGLWTLIHESVDGLFLGRFAHDVTALRAILDEITAIESGVLS comes from the coding sequence GTGAGCGGTGCCGCGCGTCCGCCCCTCATCGGTGTCAGTCTCAAGATGTATTTCGGTCCCGCCCGGGCCGTCGAATGGGCGCAGGACGTGGTGCGGCTCGCGGCCGAGCACGACAGCACGAGCTCCGGCACAGTGGATCTGTTCGTACTGCCCTCCATGGCCGTCGTCCCCGCCGTGCTCGACATCGCGACCGGCACCCGAGTGCAGGTCGGCGCCCAGGACCTGTTCTGGGAGGACCGCGGCGCGTTCACCGGCGGCATCAGCGGCGCGGACCTGCGCGACATCGGCTGCACCCTGGTCGAGGTGGGGCACGTCGAGCGGCGTCGGTTCTTCGGCGAGGACGACGCCACGATCGCGCGCAAGTTCGCGGCCGCGGTGCGCAACCGGCTGACGCCGGTCCTGTGCCTGGGGGAACGAGAGCCCGGCGCCACCGACGACGCGGTGGCCGACTGCATCCGGCAGCTGAGCAACGCGCTCGCCGACCTGCCGGACGATGCGCGCGCGGACGTCGTCCTCGCGTACGAGCCCGAGTGGGCCATCGGCCGGGCCGAGCCGGCCGATGCCCAGCACATCGGCGAGGTGACACGCGCCCTGCGCGAGTACGTACGCGGGCATCCGGTGGTCGCCGGGTCGCGCGTCATCTACGGCGGCAGCGCGGCACCGGGGCTGTGGACCCTCATCCACGAATCCGTCGACGGGCTGTTCCTCGGTCGTTTCGCGCACGACGTCACCGCGCTGCGAGCCATCCTGGACGAGATCACCGCGATAGAGTCCGGTGTTCTGTCCTGA
- a CDS encoding sensor histidine kinase gives MSTALHPSRWTLRTKLVSSVLLLFVVIIMAIGALTVWQLQRTLADRIDQQLVTSAQQLAVPSADRSDALNYQGGGGNSLRVDLYAGNVVYVQDLQNGGIRPSALINRLGAPPTQLSVAQINIVRTAGIGDHPSTIGLGRAGDYRVIAVSHAAKLRTQATGPPSSQTVTTIVGLPLGDTYAAVRRAALAVALLSGAGLILVGLATAYVVRRNLEPLRRVAETATRVSTLPLSAGEVVMHERVDPADTDERTEVGQVGLALNQMLDNVDGALTARQESETRVRQFVADASHELRTPLASIRGYAELSRREREPVPTGVQHAMSRIESESDRMTALVEDLLLLARLDSGRPLDREPVDVTLLAMETMSDAHAAGPGHRWKLDLPDEPMEVVGDEARIRQVLINLLANARRHTPEGTEVTTRVAGDGGDVVVTVSDDGPGIEPSLLPHIFERFTRGDSARTRTEGSTGLGLSIVHAVVTAHGGDLRVQSVPGRTTFTMRMRRSFQETPASMPSVAP, from the coding sequence ATGAGTACCGCGCTGCACCCTTCCCGGTGGACCCTGCGGACCAAGCTGGTCTCCTCGGTCCTCCTTCTGTTCGTCGTGATCATCATGGCGATCGGCGCCCTGACCGTCTGGCAGCTGCAGAGGACGTTGGCGGACAGGATCGACCAGCAGTTGGTCACGTCGGCCCAACAGTTGGCCGTGCCGTCCGCGGATCGCAGCGATGCGCTCAACTATCAGGGGGGAGGCGGCAACTCCCTGCGGGTCGACCTCTACGCAGGCAACGTCGTCTATGTCCAGGACCTGCAGAACGGAGGCATACGTCCGAGCGCGCTCATCAACAGGCTGGGCGCGCCTCCCACGCAGTTGTCCGTGGCTCAGATCAATATCGTGCGCACCGCCGGGATCGGCGACCACCCGTCCACCATCGGGCTGGGGCGGGCGGGAGATTACCGCGTCATCGCCGTGAGTCACGCGGCGAAGCTGCGCACTCAGGCGACAGGTCCGCCCTCATCGCAGACCGTCACCACGATCGTCGGACTTCCTCTCGGCGACACCTACGCGGCCGTCCGCAGGGCCGCGCTCGCCGTGGCCCTGCTGTCGGGTGCCGGATTGATCCTGGTCGGCCTGGCCACGGCATATGTGGTCCGCCGCAACCTCGAACCCCTGCGCCGGGTCGCCGAGACCGCGACCCGGGTCTCGACCCTTCCGCTGTCCGCCGGTGAGGTCGTCATGCACGAGCGGGTGGATCCTGCGGACACCGACGAGCGCACCGAGGTCGGCCAGGTCGGTCTCGCGCTCAACCAGATGCTCGACAACGTCGACGGCGCGCTGACCGCACGTCAGGAGAGCGAGACCCGCGTGCGGCAGTTCGTCGCGGACGCCAGCCATGAGTTGCGGACGCCGCTCGCCTCGATCCGCGGGTACGCCGAGTTGTCTAGGCGCGAGCGCGAACCGGTGCCGACCGGCGTCCAGCACGCGATGAGCCGCATCGAGTCCGAGTCGGATCGGATGACCGCATTGGTGGAGGATCTGCTGCTGCTGGCCCGGCTGGACTCGGGGCGGCCGTTGGACCGCGAGCCCGTGGATGTCACGCTGCTGGCCATGGAGACGATGTCGGACGCGCATGCCGCGGGCCCGGGGCACCGGTGGAAGCTCGACCTGCCGGACGAGCCGATGGAGGTCGTCGGCGACGAGGCTCGGATCCGCCAGGTGCTGATCAACCTGTTGGCCAACGCGCGACGCCACACACCCGAGGGCACCGAGGTGACCACGCGCGTGGCCGGCGACGGCGGTGACGTCGTGGTGACGGTGTCCGACGACGGCCCGGGCATCGAGCCCTCCCTGCTGCCGCACATCTTCGAGCGCTTCACGCGTGGCGACTCCGCACGCACCCGCACGGAGGGCTCGACCGGGCTCGGGCTCTCGATCGTGCACGCGGTCGTGACGGCGCACGGCGGAGACCTTCGCGTGCAGTCCGTCCCGGGGCGGACCACCTTCACGATGCGGATGCGGCGCTCGTTCCAGGAGACCCCGGCCTCGATGCCGTCGGTGGCTCCCTGA
- a CDS encoding ABC transporter permease, which translates to MSAPTTDKIGSDRKAPSFMPKDLSVGKVLLEGRAFLALIVIIVVFASLSGNYFTTGNLITMSSHVAIYALLAIGQLLVVLNGGIDLSVGSTLGLSGMVAGYMMQGVKIPGTSTTAFPSVWVVVIVCCLVGALVGLINGVLVGRLKVAAFVATLGTLYVVRGFAELMTNGQPYNNLSGDPSLGNTGFNWLGFNDILGIPVGVWVMVVVALVISLTLSRAVFGRWLYASGGNERAAELSGVPVRRVKTSVYVISGVCAAISGLVLSSELTAASPVNGTSYELTAIAAVVIGGASLMGGRGNIRGTLLGAFVIGFLSDGLTIVGVSAYWQTVFTGAVIVLAVLLNGIEYRSRRPRKTQSPREPKAPTGAGLSGTESLGGAVGSPQT; encoded by the coding sequence ATGAGTGCTCCCACGACCGACAAGATCGGGTCGGACAGGAAGGCTCCATCGTTCATGCCGAAAGACCTCAGCGTCGGCAAGGTCCTCCTCGAGGGACGTGCGTTCCTCGCATTGATCGTGATCATCGTGGTTTTCGCGTCGTTGTCAGGGAATTACTTCACCACCGGCAACCTGATCACCATGTCATCGCACGTCGCGATCTATGCGCTCCTTGCGATCGGCCAGCTGCTCGTTGTCCTCAACGGTGGAATCGACCTGTCCGTCGGGTCGACGCTCGGTCTGTCCGGAATGGTGGCCGGATACATGATGCAGGGGGTGAAAATACCGGGCACATCGACGACGGCATTCCCATCGGTCTGGGTGGTCGTGATCGTGTGCTGCCTGGTGGGCGCTCTGGTGGGCCTCATCAATGGCGTGCTGGTCGGCCGGCTGAAGGTCGCCGCCTTCGTCGCCACCTTGGGGACGTTGTACGTCGTCCGCGGATTCGCCGAGCTGATGACGAACGGCCAGCCGTACAACAACCTGTCGGGCGACCCGTCACTCGGCAACACGGGCTTCAACTGGTTGGGGTTCAACGACATCCTCGGCATCCCGGTCGGAGTCTGGGTGATGGTGGTCGTGGCCCTCGTCATCTCGCTCACCCTCAGTCGAGCAGTCTTCGGTCGATGGCTGTACGCATCCGGTGGCAACGAGCGGGCCGCGGAGCTGTCGGGAGTGCCGGTGCGCCGGGTGAAGACGTCGGTGTACGTCATCTCCGGTGTCTGCGCGGCCATCTCCGGTCTCGTTCTGTCGTCGGAGTTGACGGCAGCGAGCCCCGTGAACGGCACATCGTATGAATTGACGGCCATTGCTGCCGTTGTCATCGGCGGGGCGTCCCTGATGGGCGGCCGCGGCAACATCAGGGGCACGCTCCTGGGCGCATTCGTCATCGGCTTCCTGTCCGACGGATTGACGATCGTCGGCGTATCCGCCTACTGGCAGACGGTCTTCACAGGCGCGGTCATCGTCCTGGCGGTTCTCCTGAACGGAATCGAGTACCGCTCTCGGCGACCGAGGAAGACGCAGTCACCACGCGAACCCAAAGCCCCGACGGGTGCAGGGCTCTCGGGTACCGAGTCCCTGGGCGGCGCCGTCGGCTCACCGCAGACGTAG
- a CDS encoding ATP-binding cassette domain-containing protein, translating into MSDNPGASEQPDKPAGQDSVVVRARDIVKSYGGTQALKGVNFDIHRGTVTTLFGENGAGKSTLMKILSGVEKPTSGTIELYGRDVAFSSTVEARDLGISIIHQELSLAPNLSVRDNIFMGREIRSATGIDYAEETRQAAALLRELEEDIDPSVLVSSLRLGQQQIVEIARALSVDARILIMDEPTSALSATEVEVLFKVIHDLTARGVSIVYISHHLEEALQITDFAVVLRDGSITATGSAADIDLRWIVRNMVGEHFDLGSPPEGYTFGAVALAIENVTVDDPQNPGRALVDNLSLTIHEGEIVCIYGLMGAGRTELLEAVAGKEPIVDGRVMLKGRDIAGLSIAERISAGLGLVPEDRQRDGLVQTMTVGRNLSLASLRSFAKNLLMSRSGEASLVSAGIRAVHVKTSGGGAMIGSLSGGNQQKVVIGKMLATEPEVILLDEPSRGIDIGAKAEVFKLLAERARSGLGVIYSTSEVNECLSIPHRIIVMRRGRIVSEFGPDINKEAIMAAAGETVVA; encoded by the coding sequence GTGAGCGACAACCCGGGCGCCAGTGAACAGCCGGACAAGCCCGCCGGTCAGGACAGCGTCGTCGTGCGAGCACGGGACATCGTCAAGAGCTACGGCGGTACGCAGGCACTCAAAGGTGTCAATTTCGACATTCATCGTGGCACCGTCACGACACTGTTCGGCGAGAACGGCGCCGGGAAGTCGACACTGATGAAGATCTTGTCGGGCGTGGAGAAACCGACGTCCGGCACCATCGAGTTGTACGGGAGAGACGTCGCGTTCTCCTCGACGGTCGAGGCTCGGGATCTGGGGATCTCGATCATTCACCAGGAATTGAGCCTGGCGCCGAACCTGAGCGTGCGCGACAACATCTTCATGGGTCGTGAGATTCGATCCGCGACCGGAATCGATTACGCGGAAGAGACGCGCCAGGCCGCAGCGCTGTTGCGAGAACTGGAAGAGGACATCGACCCCTCCGTCCTCGTGTCGTCCCTGCGACTGGGTCAGCAGCAGATCGTCGAGATCGCCCGAGCGCTCTCGGTCGATGCGCGGATCCTGATCATGGACGAGCCGACGTCGGCGCTCAGCGCAACCGAGGTCGAAGTGCTCTTCAAGGTCATTCATGACCTGACCGCCCGCGGGGTGTCCATCGTCTACATCTCCCACCATCTGGAAGAAGCGCTCCAGATCACCGATTTCGCGGTCGTGCTCCGCGATGGGTCGATCACAGCCACCGGATCCGCCGCGGACATCGACCTGAGATGGATCGTGCGCAACATGGTGGGGGAGCACTTCGACCTCGGGTCTCCACCGGAGGGCTACACATTCGGAGCCGTCGCTCTTGCCATCGAGAACGTCACGGTCGACGATCCGCAGAATCCGGGTCGCGCCTTGGTGGACAACCTGTCGCTGACGATCCACGAGGGCGAGATCGTGTGCATCTACGGCCTCATGGGGGCCGGCAGGACCGAGCTCCTGGAAGCGGTGGCGGGCAAGGAGCCCATCGTCGACGGGCGGGTCATGTTGAAGGGCCGCGATATCGCGGGCCTGTCGATCGCCGAGCGAATTTCGGCCGGCCTCGGTCTCGTACCGGAGGATCGCCAACGCGATGGTCTGGTGCAGACGATGACCGTCGGTCGAAATCTTTCCCTCGCCAGCCTCAGGTCGTTCGCGAAGAACCTGCTCATGTCCCGATCCGGTGAGGCCAGCCTGGTGTCCGCCGGTATTCGTGCGGTACATGTCAAGACCTCGGGGGGAGGGGCGATGATCGGATCGCTCTCCGGCGGGAATCAGCAGAAAGTCGTCATCGGAAAGATGCTGGCGACCGAGCCTGAGGTGATCCTGCTCGATGAGCCCAGCCGCGGAATCGACATCGGTGCGAAGGCAGAAGTCTTCAAGCTGCTCGCGGAGCGTGCTCGATCCGGCCTGGGAGTCATCTATTCGACCTCCGAGGTCAACGAATGCCTGAGTATTCCGCATCGGATCATCGTGATGCGCAGGGGCAGGATAGTTAGTGAATTCGGACCTGACATCAACAAAGAAGCGATCATGGCCGCCGCCGGCGAGACCGTGGTCGCCTGA
- a CDS encoding dihydroxyacetone kinase family protein translates to MSYLLNDPSSFADEMVDGFVLANHELVRRVDGGVARATATPQGQVAVVIGGGSGHYPAFAGLVGQGLAHAAALGNVFASPSAQQAYSVAASVATGAGVLFTYGNYAGDVLNFDQAQERLIAEGIPCRTVVVTDDISSASDAERGKRRGVAGDLVVFRAAAWAAEQGRTLDEVHDLARETNERTRTLGVAFSGCTLPGADAPLFSVPQGRMAVGMGIHGEPGIDEAALPTADELAHLLVSRVLEAAGRHDETRVAVILNGLGSVKTEELFVTYRTVAADLEGAGLTIVAPEVGEMVTSFEMAGVSLTVTWLTDDIEAAWTSPAAAPAYRRGSVDAAGQAARLPDETGASERGYPAASEESRRVARRAAAALHAVRATVEENVEELGRLDAVAGDGDHGIGMQRGARAAVDAIDATLGFGAGAQSALEAAGDAWADKAGGTSGALWGVALRTLAARLGNQERPDADVIASGVQDAADALGRFGKAERGDKTMLDSLFPFAEALRRNADAGRSLPESWSAAAAVCTDAAAATADLVPKIGRARPHAEKSVGTPDPGAFSLALAVTAIADTLTSTKAETP, encoded by the coding sequence ATGAGTTATCTCCTGAACGACCCCAGCTCGTTCGCCGATGAGATGGTCGACGGCTTCGTGCTCGCCAACCACGAATTGGTACGCCGCGTCGACGGCGGGGTCGCGCGCGCCACGGCCACCCCGCAGGGCCAGGTGGCGGTCGTCATCGGCGGCGGATCCGGGCACTACCCGGCCTTCGCGGGGCTGGTCGGCCAGGGCCTGGCGCACGCGGCCGCACTGGGCAACGTGTTCGCCTCACCGTCGGCGCAGCAGGCCTATTCGGTGGCCGCGTCCGTCGCCACCGGGGCCGGAGTGCTCTTCACCTACGGCAACTACGCGGGCGACGTCCTCAACTTCGACCAGGCACAGGAACGGCTGATCGCCGAGGGGATCCCGTGTCGCACGGTCGTGGTCACCGACGACATCTCCAGCGCCTCGGACGCCGAGCGGGGCAAGCGCCGGGGGGTCGCGGGAGACCTGGTGGTGTTCCGAGCCGCTGCGTGGGCGGCTGAGCAGGGCCGCACGCTGGACGAGGTGCACGACCTGGCGCGCGAGACCAACGAGCGCACCCGCACCCTCGGAGTCGCGTTCTCCGGGTGCACCCTACCCGGAGCAGATGCGCCTCTCTTCTCCGTCCCGCAGGGTCGGATGGCCGTGGGGATGGGCATCCACGGCGAGCCCGGGATCGATGAGGCCGCCCTGCCGACAGCCGACGAACTGGCCCACCTGCTGGTCAGCCGGGTGCTCGAGGCCGCCGGGCGCCACGACGAGACCCGAGTAGCAGTCATCCTCAACGGCCTGGGCTCGGTCAAGACCGAGGAGCTCTTCGTCACCTACCGCACCGTGGCCGCGGACCTGGAGGGCGCCGGTCTCACGATCGTCGCGCCCGAGGTGGGTGAGATGGTCACCAGCTTCGAGATGGCGGGAGTGTCCCTGACCGTCACGTGGCTCACCGACGACATCGAGGCGGCCTGGACCTCGCCCGCCGCGGCGCCCGCGTACCGGCGCGGAAGCGTGGACGCCGCCGGGCAGGCGGCCCGACTGCCCGACGAGACGGGTGCGAGCGAACGCGGCTACCCGGCGGCCAGCGAGGAGTCCCGGCGCGTGGCGCGCCGGGCCGCGGCTGCACTGCACGCCGTCCGGGCCACGGTCGAGGAGAACGTCGAAGAGCTGGGCAGGCTCGACGCGGTCGCCGGCGACGGCGACCACGGGATCGGCATGCAACGGGGTGCGCGGGCCGCCGTCGATGCGATCGACGCGACTCTCGGCTTCGGAGCCGGCGCGCAGTCCGCGCTGGAAGCGGCGGGCGACGCGTGGGCCGACAAGGCCGGCGGCACCTCCGGCGCGTTGTGGGGGGTGGCGCTGCGCACGCTCGCGGCGCGGCTCGGCAACCAGGAGCGACCGGACGCCGACGTCATCGCCTCCGGAGTGCAGGACGCCGCCGATGCACTGGGGCGCTTCGGCAAGGCCGAGCGCGGCGACAAGACGATGCTGGACTCCCTCTTCCCCTTCGCCGAGGCGTTGCGCAGAAACGCCGATGCCGGCCGGTCGTTGCCCGAGAGCTGGTCGGCCGCGGCCGCGGTGTGCACGGACGCGGCGGCCGCCACCGCGGACCTGGTGCCGAAGATCGGCCGGGCCCGACCGCACGCAGAGAAGAGCGTGGGGACACCGGACCCGGGCGCGTTCTCGCTCGCCCTCGCAGTGACAGCGATCGCTGACACGCTCACCTCCACGAAAGCCGAGACACCATGA
- a CDS encoding response regulator transcription factor, whose translation MPTNAATLKHTDGSNVRVLVVDDESNLTELLSMALRYEGWDIKSAGTGSSAVRVAKEFKPDTVVLDMMLPDFDGMEVLRRLRDDDPTLPVLFLTARDAVEDRIAGLTAGGDDYVTKPFSLEEVVARVRALLRRSVQLTQESSSTLVVGDLSLDEDSHEVVRDGTEISLTATEFELLRFMMRNPKRVLSKTQILDRVWHYDFGGQANVVELYISYLRKKIDAGRSPMIHTMRGAGYVLKPAA comes from the coding sequence ATGCCTACGAACGCGGCCACTCTGAAGCACACCGACGGCAGCAACGTACGCGTGCTGGTTGTCGACGACGAGTCCAACCTGACCGAGCTGCTGAGCATGGCCCTGCGCTACGAGGGCTGGGACATCAAGTCCGCCGGCACCGGGTCGAGCGCCGTGCGGGTTGCCAAGGAGTTCAAGCCGGACACCGTCGTGCTCGACATGATGCTGCCGGACTTCGACGGTATGGAGGTGCTGCGGCGGCTGCGCGACGACGACCCGACCCTGCCGGTGCTCTTCCTCACGGCCCGGGACGCGGTGGAGGACCGCATCGCGGGGCTGACCGCCGGCGGCGACGACTACGTCACCAAGCCCTTCAGCCTGGAGGAGGTCGTCGCGCGGGTGCGCGCGCTGCTGCGCCGGTCGGTCCAGCTGACCCAGGAGTCCTCCTCGACCCTCGTCGTCGGTGACCTGTCCCTGGACGAGGACAGCCACGAGGTGGTGCGCGACGGCACCGAGATCTCGCTGACCGCAACGGAGTTCGAGCTGCTGCGCTTCATGATGCGTAACCCCAAGCGCGTCCTGTCCAAGACCCAGATCCTCGACCGGGTGTGGCACTACGACTTCGGCGGCCAGGCCAACGTCGTCGAGCTCTACATCTCCTACCTGCGCAAGAAGATCGACGCCGGCCGGTCGCCGATGATCCACACCATGCGTGGCGCGGGGTACGTCCTCAAGCCCGCGGCCTGA
- a CDS encoding GtrA family protein, whose product MSARRKLGAQVVKFAVIGVGSTVLNLLLFALLRHALGNQWANITALLICTVINTALNRRYTFGARGTGGAARVQLQSLVLLAITVAMTSGALEILRQTDPHADSLVSTGTVAVGNVIATVIRFLLLRRWFAPAAPEVVAAESAPTAL is encoded by the coding sequence ATGTCGGCACGCCGCAAGCTCGGCGCCCAGGTCGTGAAGTTCGCCGTCATCGGCGTCGGCAGCACGGTGCTGAACCTGCTGCTCTTCGCCCTCCTCCGGCACGCCCTCGGCAATCAGTGGGCGAACATCACGGCGCTGCTCATCTGCACCGTGATCAACACCGCGCTCAACCGCCGCTACACCTTCGGCGCCAGAGGGACGGGTGGCGCGGCGCGGGTGCAGCTGCAGTCCCTGGTGCTGCTCGCGATCACCGTCGCCATGACGTCCGGCGCGCTGGAGATCCTGCGGCAGACCGACCCGCATGCCGACAGCCTGGTCTCGACCGGCACCGTCGCCGTCGGCAACGTGATCGCCACCGTCATCCGTTTCCTACTGCTGCGGCGGTGGTTCGCTCCGGCTGCCCCCGAGGTCGTCGCCGCCGAGTCCGCCCCGACCGCACTCTGA